Proteins encoded together in one Campylobacter concisus window:
- the pseC gene encoding UDP-4-amino-4,6-dideoxy-N-acetyl-beta-L-altrosamine transaminase, whose translation MIPYSRQQITEEDIKVVADALRDDILTGGQKVSKFEEELAKYVGVKHVIAMNSATSALHVAYLSLGVKAGDEVITTPITFAATANAALMAGAQVKFCDVKANGNIDEEKIPALITPKTNVITAVDYGGNPVELDKIINLAKKHGIKVIDDASHALGSVQNGVKVGVKADISIFSFHPVKPITTLEGGALATNDDELARLARLYRSHGITKTKLWDSDMSLLGYNYRITDVTCALGLSQLKRLDGFIAKRNEIAKFYDEKFSGCEYFKTINIPANTTSSRHLYPVLLDEKFWDKKEQIFEALLQKGVGVQVHYKPTYKFSFYKALLGEISLPNAEKFYSAELSIPCHHGMSVDDAKFVASTLFDVLKSFSE comes from the coding sequence ATGATCCCCTACAGCCGTCAGCAGATCACAGAAGAAGATATTAAGGTAGTAGCAGATGCGCTAAGAGACGACATCTTAACAGGTGGTCAAAAGGTCAGTAAATTTGAAGAGGAGTTGGCAAAGTATGTTGGCGTAAAGCACGTGATCGCTATGAACTCAGCCACTTCGGCCCTTCATGTAGCCTATCTTAGCCTTGGCGTAAAGGCTGGCGATGAAGTGATCACGACACCTATCACCTTTGCAGCCACTGCAAATGCAGCTTTGATGGCAGGAGCGCAGGTCAAATTTTGCGACGTAAAAGCAAATGGCAACATCGATGAAGAAAAAATTCCAGCTCTAATCACGCCAAAAACAAATGTGATAACAGCGGTTGATTACGGCGGTAACCCAGTGGAGCTAGATAAGATCATAAATTTAGCCAAAAAGCACGGCATAAAAGTGATAGACGACGCCTCTCATGCCCTTGGTAGCGTGCAAAACGGCGTAAAAGTGGGCGTTAAGGCTGATATTAGCATATTTAGCTTTCACCCGGTAAAGCCTATCACCACGCTTGAGGGCGGCGCGCTTGCTACAAACGACGATGAGCTAGCAAGACTAGCAAGGCTATATAGAAGCCACGGCATCACCAAAACAAAGCTTTGGGATAGCGACATGAGCCTACTTGGATACAACTACAGGATCACAGACGTAACCTGCGCTTTGGGGCTTAGCCAGCTAAAAAGGCTGGATGGCTTTATCGCTAAAAGAAATGAGATAGCTAAATTTTATGATGAGAAATTTAGCGGGTGTGAGTACTTTAAAACTATAAATATCCCAGCAAATACAACTAGCTCAAGGCACCTATATCCAGTGCTTTTGGATGAGAAATTTTGGGATAAAAAAGAGCAAATTTTTGAAGCACTTTTGCAAAAAGGCGTTGGTGTGCAGGTGCATTACAAGCCAACATATAAATTTAGCTTTTATAAAGCGCTACTTGGCGAAATTTCGCTGCCAAATGCGGAGAAATTTTATAGCGCCGAGCTTAGTATCCCATGCCACCATGGTATGAGCGTGGATGATGCTAAATTTGTTGCAAGCACGCTTTTTGATGTGCTAAAAAGCTTTAGCGAGTAA
- the pseF gene encoding pseudaminic acid cytidylyltransferase — MICIIPARGGSKRIPGKNIKDFLGKPLIAYSIEAALNSKVFNEVIVSTDDEMIANVAREFGASVPFFRDTNLSDDYATSTDVIKDAIGRVNSSFSDVCCLYATAPLITAEILKEAAEEFKKQECKFLFSATAFDFPIQRAIKLDENARVSMFYPQFEKTRSQDLEPAFHDAGAFYFGKKEAWLECSALFAPHSKAYLLPRNLVCDIDTLEDFEFAKKLYLINNGKI, encoded by the coding sequence ATGATCTGCATCATACCAGCAAGAGGCGGCAGCAAGAGAATACCTGGCAAAAACATCAAAGACTTTTTAGGCAAGCCTTTAATCGCATATAGCATCGAGGCTGCGCTAAATTCTAAAGTTTTTAACGAAGTGATCGTAAGCACCGATGATGAAATGATCGCAAATGTGGCTAGAGAATTTGGAGCTAGTGTGCCATTTTTTAGAGATACAAACCTAAGCGATGACTACGCGACAAGTACTGACGTGATAAAAGACGCGATAGGGCGCGTAAATTCTAGCTTTAGTGATGTCTGCTGCCTTTATGCTACAGCACCACTCATAACGGCTGAAATTTTAAAAGAGGCCGCAGAGGAGTTTAAAAAGCAGGAGTGTAAATTTTTATTTTCAGCGACTGCGTTTGATTTTCCTATACAAAGGGCGATAAAACTTGATGAAAATGCTAGAGTTAGTATGTTTTATCCGCAGTTTGAAAAGACACGCTCGCAAGACCTTGAGCCTGCATTTCATGACGCTGGGGCATTTTATTTTGGCAAAAAAGAGGCTTGGCTGGAGTGCAGTGCTTTGTTTGCGCCACACTCAAAGGCGTATTTATTGCCAAGAAATTTAGTTTGCGACATCGACACGCTAGAGGATTTTGAGTTTGCTAAGAAGCTTTATTTGATAAATAATGGAAAGATTTGA
- the pseB gene encoding UDP-N-acetylglucosamine 4,6-dehydratase (inverting), producing MFNNKSILITGGTGSFGKKYTEILLKKYKPKRLVIYSRDELKQYEMAQVFKDKAMRFFIGDVRDYKRLRTAMNGIDYVIHAAAMKHVPIAEYNPMECIKTNIDGAQNVIDASLECGVIKVIALSTDKACNPVNLYGATKLASDKLFVAANNIVGDKKTRFSVVRYGNVVGSRGSVVPLFKKLIAQGEKELPITHEKMTRFWITLEQGVNFVLKNFERMKGGEIFIPKIPSMTMVDLAKALAPDLGVKIIGIRPGEKMHEMMISRDDAHLTYEFDDYYVISPSIQFLTAQDFSTNALHQKGKPVSEDFEYSSNTNKIWLDRAGLLEMIGDAK from the coding sequence ATGTTTAACAACAAATCGATATTGATCACCGGCGGAACAGGAAGTTTTGGTAAAAAGTACACCGAAATTTTGTTAAAAAAATACAAGCCAAAAAGGCTAGTTATCTACTCACGCGACGAGCTAAAGCAATACGAAATGGCGCAAGTCTTTAAAGACAAGGCCATGCGCTTTTTCATCGGCGATGTGAGGGACTATAAGCGCTTGAGAACTGCGATGAACGGCATAGACTATGTCATCCACGCAGCTGCGATGAAACACGTACCAATCGCAGAATACAACCCAATGGAGTGCATCAAAACAAACATAGATGGCGCTCAAAACGTCATCGACGCCTCTTTGGAGTGTGGCGTTATCAAAGTGATCGCACTCTCAACTGATAAGGCGTGCAACCCTGTAAATTTATATGGAGCTACAAAGCTAGCCAGCGACAAGCTCTTTGTCGCTGCAAATAACATTGTTGGAGACAAAAAAACAAGATTTAGCGTCGTAAGATATGGAAATGTCGTTGGTTCACGTGGCTCAGTAGTGCCACTTTTCAAAAAGCTGATCGCACAAGGAGAAAAAGAGCTTCCTATCACGCATGAGAAGATGACTAGGTTTTGGATCACGCTTGAACAAGGTGTAAATTTCGTCCTTAAAAACTTTGAGAGGATGAAAGGCGGCGAAATTTTCATACCAAAGATCCCGTCAATGACGATGGTCGATCTTGCAAAAGCCCTTGCACCAGACCTTGGCGTCAAGATCATAGGTATTCGTCCAGGCGAAAAGATGCATGAGATGATGATCTCAAGAGATGACGCGCATCTTACATACGAATTTGATGATTACTACGTTATTAGTCCGTCTATCCAGTTTTTAACAGCGCAAGACTTCTCGACAAATGCTCTTCATCAAAAGGGCAAACCAGTTAGCGAGGACTTTGAATATAGCTCAAATACAAATAAAATTTGGCTCGATAGAGCAGGCCTTCTTGAGATGATAGGAGATGCTAAATGA